One genomic segment of Caballeronia sp. TF1N1 includes these proteins:
- a CDS encoding LysR family transcriptional regulator, which yields MGPNLKELEAFVAVVEAGGFRDAARAIGSSPSGVSEAVRRLEARTGVRLLHRTTRSVTTTEAGARLLARLKPALDGLDAALDVVNGFRDKPAGKLKLNVPVVAAKLILPRLVPAFLAAYPDIELEVIADDGFINLMAEGCDAGIRYGERLEQDMIAVPIGPREQRMALGASPAYLERRGRLQHPSELLQHACVRYRFASGAMTTWEFERDGEHIRVEPSGPLIVRAGAATDLGIDAALAGCGIVQLFDDWMKPFFENGSLEPVLEPWWQRFPGPFLYYSGHRYVPTPLRAFLDFIRSASF from the coding sequence ATGGGACCCAACCTCAAGGAACTGGAAGCATTCGTGGCCGTCGTCGAAGCGGGCGGTTTTCGCGATGCCGCGCGCGCCATCGGCAGCAGCCCTTCCGGCGTAAGCGAAGCGGTGCGCCGTCTCGAAGCCCGCACCGGCGTGCGTTTGCTTCATCGCACGACACGCAGCGTCACGACGACCGAAGCGGGTGCGCGTCTCTTGGCTCGACTCAAGCCCGCGCTCGATGGCCTCGACGCAGCGCTCGACGTGGTGAACGGCTTTCGGGACAAGCCAGCTGGCAAGTTGAAGCTGAATGTGCCGGTGGTCGCGGCCAAACTCATCCTGCCGCGCCTAGTGCCGGCGTTTCTCGCGGCTTACCCGGATATCGAACTGGAGGTGATTGCCGACGACGGCTTCATCAACCTGATGGCGGAAGGATGCGACGCAGGCATCCGCTATGGCGAACGTCTGGAGCAGGACATGATCGCCGTTCCTATCGGTCCGCGCGAGCAACGAATGGCGCTCGGTGCGTCACCCGCGTATCTGGAGCGTCGCGGTCGTCTTCAGCATCCGAGCGAACTCTTGCAGCATGCGTGTGTGCGCTATCGCTTCGCGAGCGGCGCGATGACCACATGGGAATTCGAGCGCGACGGCGAGCACATTCGCGTCGAGCCGAGCGGCCCGCTCATCGTTCGAGCGGGCGCCGCAACCGATCTTGGAATAGATGCCGCGTTGGCGGGTTGCGGCATCGTGCAGCTCTTCGACGACTGGATGAAGCCGTTCTTCGAGAACGGCTCGCTCGAGCCTGTGCTCGAACCTTGGTGGCAGCGGTTTCCGGGGCCGTTTTTGTACTATTCCGGTCACCGCTACGTGCCGACGCCGCTGCGTGCGTTTCTGGATTTCATCCGCTCGGCGTCGTTCTGA
- a CDS encoding lipocalin family protein, which yields MKIRSPWIYGAAALITLGGVAALAACATNGARKSGNENVPEPSKAVDLDRYLGHWHEFARYENRFERGCEGVTANYARREDGLVSVINACHEGGLSGPYKTSEGRAKIVPGSNGTKLKVSFFGPFYVGDYWILDHADDYSWSIVGEPTGRYLWILTRDARPSPDMRRSLIERTRALGYDVTMLRETQQS from the coding sequence ATGAAAATCAGAAGTCCATGGATCTACGGCGCCGCTGCGCTCATCACGCTTGGCGGCGTTGCGGCGCTTGCGGCATGCGCCACGAACGGCGCACGCAAGAGCGGCAACGAGAACGTGCCCGAGCCTTCGAAGGCTGTCGATCTCGATCGATACCTCGGCCACTGGCATGAGTTCGCCCGCTACGAAAACCGCTTCGAACGCGGCTGCGAAGGCGTGACCGCGAACTATGCGCGTCGCGAAGACGGGCTCGTCTCGGTCATCAACGCATGCCACGAAGGCGGCTTGAGCGGGCCATATAAAACATCGGAAGGACGCGCGAAGATCGTTCCGGGATCGAACGGAACGAAGCTGAAGGTGTCGTTTTTCGGGCCGTTCTATGTCGGCGACTATTGGATTCTCGATCACGCCGACGACTACAGCTGGTCCATCGTCGGCGAACCGACCGGCCGCTATCTGTGGATTCTGACGCGCGACGCGCGGCCATCGCCCGATATGCGGCGCTCGCTGATTGAGCGCACGCGCGCACTCGGCTACGACGTGACGATGCTGCGGGAGACGCAGCAAAGCTGA
- a CDS encoding NADPH-dependent FMN reductase, translated as MAYKIAVVVGSLRRESFNRRLAHAVESLAPEDFSFEHLDIASLPLYSQDYDSDYPEVAVKFKQKISEADALLFVTPEYNRSIPGVLKNAIDWGSRPWGQSAWGGKPGAVIGTSVGAIGTAIAQSHLRGVCAYLDIAMLGQPEMYIKHDDSRIDANGAIVSDDTRKYLQTFVDKYVAWVKKIAG; from the coding sequence ATGGCCTACAAGATTGCGGTGGTCGTCGGAAGTCTGCGACGGGAGTCGTTCAACCGGCGGCTTGCGCACGCAGTCGAATCGCTCGCACCGGAAGATTTCTCGTTCGAGCATCTCGATATCGCCAGCCTGCCGTTGTACAGCCAGGACTACGACAGCGACTATCCCGAAGTCGCGGTGAAATTCAAGCAGAAGATCTCGGAAGCAGACGCGCTCCTTTTCGTCACGCCGGAATACAACCGCTCGATTCCGGGCGTGCTCAAGAATGCGATCGATTGGGGTTCGCGGCCGTGGGGCCAAAGCGCCTGGGGCGGCAAGCCGGGCGCGGTGATCGGCACCTCGGTGGGCGCGATCGGTACGGCTATCGCGCAGTCGCATCTGCGTGGCGTGTGCGCGTATCTCGACATTGCGATGCTCGGTCAGCCCGAGATGTACATCAAGCACGATGACTCGCGTATCGATGCGAACGGCGCAATCGTCAGCGACGACACGCGCAAGTATCTGCAAACCTTCGTCGATAAATACGTCGCGTGGGTCAAGAAAATCGCCGGATAA
- a CDS encoding sigma-54-dependent Fis family transcriptional regulator, with the protein MLNDWINVPLDYSDVMRRAMESLFKTFENLSEGTFIVDADARVVWINKRYAARFGFPDPTDVIGLDCEAVIPNSLMREVVATGKPILLDVLETDREPLVVTRLPLKDEQGATVGAIGFALFDEMKALTPLFAHYSRVQQELIATRQSLAQARRAKYTFASFVGTSAVSLEVKRQARRAALVDSPVLLLGETGTGKELLAHAIHGASTRAAKPLVTVNVAAIPDTLLEVEFFGAAPGAYTGVERKGRVGKFELADGGTLFLDEIGDMPLPLQGKLLRVLQDKEFEPLGSNRIVRADVRIIAATSADLPALVAAGRFRADLFYRLNVLTIHAPPLRERPGDIEALAYAILEDLSGEARTGRIRQFVLHENALRLLAGYAWPGNVRELRNTLERALMLSDSEHIDARALAGFIDSTPAAPAPPVESASMPYAAAMTDFERRFLSDALRANNGRVAETAERIGIGRATLYKKIAALGIDV; encoded by the coding sequence ATGCTCAACGACTGGATCAACGTTCCCCTGGACTATAGCGACGTCATGCGCCGCGCGATGGAATCGCTTTTCAAGACCTTCGAAAATTTGAGCGAAGGCACCTTCATCGTCGATGCGGACGCCCGCGTCGTCTGGATCAACAAGCGCTACGCGGCGCGCTTCGGTTTCCCCGATCCCACCGACGTGATCGGCCTCGATTGCGAAGCGGTCATTCCCAATAGCCTGATGCGCGAAGTCGTCGCGACCGGCAAGCCGATTCTGCTCGACGTGCTGGAGACCGACCGCGAACCGCTCGTCGTCACGCGTTTGCCGCTGAAGGACGAGCAGGGCGCGACCGTTGGCGCCATCGGCTTCGCGCTCTTCGACGAGATGAAAGCGCTCACGCCGCTTTTCGCGCATTACTCGCGCGTGCAGCAGGAACTCATCGCGACGCGCCAGTCGCTCGCGCAGGCGCGGCGCGCCAAGTACACCTTCGCGAGCTTCGTCGGCACGAGTGCGGTGAGTCTCGAAGTGAAGCGGCAAGCACGGCGCGCGGCGCTCGTCGACTCGCCGGTCTTGCTGCTCGGCGAAACCGGCACCGGCAAGGAGCTGCTTGCACACGCGATCCACGGTGCCTCGACACGCGCCGCGAAGCCGCTCGTCACCGTCAACGTGGCCGCGATTCCCGATACCTTGCTCGAAGTCGAGTTCTTCGGCGCGGCGCCTGGCGCGTATACCGGCGTGGAGCGCAAGGGACGCGTCGGCAAATTCGAACTCGCCGATGGCGGCACGCTGTTCCTCGACGAAATCGGCGACATGCCGCTGCCGTTGCAGGGCAAGCTCTTGCGCGTGCTGCAGGACAAGGAATTCGAGCCGCTCGGGTCGAACCGCATCGTGCGGGCGGACGTTCGCATCATCGCCGCGACTTCCGCCGATCTGCCCGCGCTCGTCGCGGCGGGGCGCTTTCGCGCGGACCTGTTCTATCGCCTGAACGTGCTGACCATTCACGCGCCGCCTTTGCGCGAGCGTCCGGGCGATATCGAAGCGCTCGCCTATGCCATTCTCGAAGACCTGTCGGGCGAGGCGCGCACGGGCCGCATCCGCCAGTTCGTGCTGCATGAAAACGCGCTGCGGCTGCTAGCCGGTTACGCCTGGCCGGGCAACGTGCGCGAGCTTCGCAACACGCTCGAACGCGCACTCATGCTTTCCGATAGCGAACATATCGATGCCCGCGCGCTCGCAGGCTTCATCGATTCGACACCGGCCGCGCCCGCGCCGCCAGTCGAAAGCGCGTCCATGCCCTATGCCGCCGCGATGACCGACTTTGAACGTCGCTTTCTGTCCGACGCCCTGCGCGCGAACAATGGCCGCGTGGCGGAAACGGCGGAACGCATCGGTATCGGGCGGGCGACGCTTTACAAGAAGATCGCCGCGTTGGGCATCGACGTATAG
- a CDS encoding DUF4148 domain-containing protein codes for MKNTFIGGLLISALFATAPAFAQSTYGAKSRAEVKAELASARRAGDLEAVNALSYPQLRPYQERHAQVRANTRNDGSAQ; via the coding sequence ATGAAAAACACATTTATCGGCGGCCTGCTCATCTCGGCGCTTTTTGCAACGGCTCCGGCCTTCGCTCAATCAACTTACGGTGCAAAGTCGCGTGCGGAAGTGAAAGCGGAACTGGCGAGCGCCCGTCGCGCGGGCGATCTCGAAGCGGTCAACGCATTGAGCTATCCGCAACTGCGGCCGTATCAGGAACGTCATGCGCAAGTGCGAGCCAACACTCGCAACGATGGCAGCGCACAGTAA
- a CDS encoding serine hydrolase, with protein MSNAGFDSARLAEMRAAMQRFVDSGEVAGIVTLTWRRGEIAQVDALGWRDTGTRTPMTRDTLFRIASMTKPVTSVAALMLVEEGRLALEAPVAKWLPELANVQVMLDPEGPLSQTEPARTQITLLDLLTHRAGFAYHFTATGELAAAYESVFNGFDAMVDPASWLEHVARIPLMFHPGERWQYGVSTDVLGALVQRVSGMPLGEFFRTRIFEPLGMHDTAFAVTPEQATRLATSYVVDSPGAQPVVEDHPSTSRWIDAARYQSGGGGLVSTADDYLRFARVLLGRGRLQGDAKERAAGPRLLSHKSVDLMRSNFLTPAQREIPAFGYPLWRAQGFGLGLSVVDNPAFQLPAGYRSTGSFSWPGALGTSWFADPVEDMIGIMLIQRRALEPFPLAREYERLVYAAIDD; from the coding sequence ATGTCCAACGCCGGTTTCGATTCCGCGCGCCTTGCCGAAATGCGCGCCGCCATGCAACGCTTCGTCGATTCCGGTGAGGTCGCGGGCATCGTCACGCTCACCTGGCGGCGCGGCGAGATTGCACAAGTGGATGCGCTCGGCTGGCGCGACACCGGCACGCGCACCCCGATGACGCGCGACACGCTGTTTCGCATTGCGTCGATGACCAAGCCGGTGACGAGCGTCGCCGCGCTCATGCTGGTCGAGGAAGGCCGTCTTGCGCTCGAAGCGCCGGTGGCGAAGTGGTTGCCCGAACTGGCGAACGTGCAGGTGATGCTCGACCCCGAAGGCCCGCTCTCGCAGACCGAGCCGGCGCGCACGCAAATCACGCTGCTCGACTTGCTCACGCATCGCGCGGGCTTCGCATATCACTTCACCGCGACGGGCGAACTCGCCGCCGCGTACGAGAGCGTATTCAACGGCTTCGATGCGATGGTCGATCCCGCGAGTTGGCTGGAACACGTCGCCAGAATTCCGTTGATGTTTCATCCCGGCGAGCGCTGGCAGTACGGCGTGTCCACGGATGTACTCGGCGCGCTGGTGCAGCGCGTGTCAGGCATGCCGCTCGGCGAGTTCTTCCGCACGCGCATCTTCGAGCCGCTTGGCATGCACGACACGGCTTTTGCCGTGACGCCCGAACAGGCGACGCGGCTTGCGACGTCCTATGTCGTCGATTCCCCGGGCGCGCAACCAGTGGTGGAGGATCATCCTTCGACGAGCCGTTGGATCGACGCCGCGCGTTATCAAAGCGGTGGCGGCGGGCTCGTGTCCACCGCCGACGACTATCTGCGTTTCGCGCGTGTGTTGCTTGGACGCGGCCGTCTGCAAGGCGATGCTAAAGAGCGCGCAGCAGGTCCGCGGCTTCTGTCGCACAAGTCCGTCGACTTGATGCGCTCTAACTTTCTCACGCCTGCGCAGCGCGAGATCCCGGCGTTCGGCTATCCATTGTGGCGCGCGCAGGGTTTCGGCCTCGGGCTGTCGGTTGTCGACAATCCGGCGTTTCAGTTGCCCGCGGGATATCGTTCGACGGGTTCGTTCAGTTGGCCGGGCGCGCTTGGAACAAGCTGGTTTGCCGATCCCGTCGAGGACATGATCGGCATCATGCTCATTCAGCGGCGTGCGCTCGAACCGTTCCCGCTCGCGCGCGAGTACGAGCGGCTCGTGTATGCGGCTATCGACGACTGA
- a CDS encoding AEC family transporter, giving the protein MPSPDHLHFAFSSLSSLLTPLFTIILPVFGLIFAGYACRKLNKLGPAAASELNRFVVYLALPALLFDTMSRTPWSMLDQPAFIAVFGIGSAVVFVLTLIARLMRARPLADASIDGLNAAYANTGFVGLPLCLLAFGKESLAPAVIATIITVCVLFAVAIVLIELGLQSEKHIFWTLWRVAKSLGKNPLLIAPLAGTLLSGSGAHVPDGAEAFLKLLGGAASPCALVALGLFLGAKGEARSLRTTGALVTLKLIAQPLLTYWLAFHVFSMPPLWSKTAVILSALPTGTGPFMLAEFYRRDGGVTSSAILFSTVLSLVTVTLCLTVLL; this is encoded by the coding sequence ATGCCATCGCCGGATCATCTGCATTTCGCTTTCTCTTCGCTGTCTTCGCTTCTCACGCCGCTTTTCACCATCATCCTGCCGGTCTTCGGACTCATCTTCGCGGGCTACGCGTGCCGCAAGCTCAACAAGCTCGGTCCCGCCGCCGCATCGGAACTGAACCGCTTCGTCGTCTATCTCGCGTTGCCCGCGTTGCTCTTCGACACGATGTCCAGGACGCCGTGGAGCATGCTCGATCAACCGGCGTTCATCGCGGTGTTCGGCATCGGGTCTGCCGTGGTGTTCGTGCTTACGCTTATCGCGCGGCTCATGCGTGCGCGTCCGCTCGCCGATGCCAGCATCGACGGACTCAACGCTGCTTATGCGAATACCGGTTTCGTCGGCTTGCCGCTTTGTTTGCTGGCGTTCGGCAAGGAAAGTCTCGCGCCCGCCGTCATCGCAACGATCATCACTGTGTGCGTGCTGTTCGCGGTGGCGATCGTGCTGATCGAACTCGGCTTGCAAAGCGAAAAGCACATCTTCTGGACGCTATGGCGCGTGGCGAAGTCGCTTGGCAAGAACCCTCTTTTGATCGCGCCGCTTGCGGGCACGTTGCTGAGCGGTTCGGGCGCGCACGTGCCGGATGGCGCCGAAGCATTTCTAAAGCTGCTGGGCGGCGCGGCGAGTCCTTGTGCGCTGGTTGCGCTCGGACTCTTTCTCGGCGCGAAAGGCGAGGCGCGCAGTCTTCGAACGACGGGCGCACTCGTCACGCTCAAATTGATCGCGCAGCCCTTGCTGACTTACTGGCTGGCGTTTCATGTCTTCAGCATGCCGCCGCTATGGTCGAAGACCGCCGTGATTTTGAGCGCGCTGCCAACCGGCACCGGTCCGTTCATGCTCGCGGAGTTTTATCGACGCGATGGCGGCGTCACTTCGAGCGCTATTCTGTTTTCCACGGTGCTTTCGCTAGTCACCGTGACGCTCTGTCTGACTGTGCTGCTTTGA
- a CDS encoding H-NS family nucleoid-associated regulatory protein translates to MAYQNPEITRLVAQQQALERQLNEAKEQETQLVLKEIVQKMRQYGISLNELFGPKSGAQRADAPAKYRDPVSGATWSGRGRAPQWIAGKDRDEFLVDKGENVRAMVQAALFPEKH, encoded by the coding sequence ATGGCTTATCAAAACCCTGAAATTACCCGCCTCGTCGCGCAGCAGCAAGCGCTGGAGCGGCAGTTGAACGAAGCTAAAGAACAAGAGACGCAGCTCGTACTGAAGGAAATTGTTCAGAAGATGCGACAGTACGGTATTTCGCTTAACGAATTGTTTGGCCCGAAGTCGGGCGCCCAGCGCGCCGACGCCCCGGCGAAATATCGCGACCCGGTGAGCGGCGCGACCTGGAGCGGCCGCGGCCGTGCGCCGCAATGGATTGCCGGGAAAGACCGCGACGAGTTTCTCGTCGACAAGGGCGAAAATGTCCGCGCGATGGTTCAAGCCGCGCTATTCCCCGAAAAGCATTAA
- a CDS encoding SDR family NAD(P)-dependent oxidoreductase yields the protein MSAEKIAIVTGGSRGLGRNTVLNLAKRGVDIIFTYHRNREEAENVVRSVSDLGRKAVALQLDTGNVGAFDSFIGKVRETLAEWKAERFDFLINNAGTSHHNSIEKTTEEELDGLYNVHFKGVFFLTQKLLPLIRDGGKIVNLSSGLTRIIVPESGAYGSLKGAVEILTKYMAKELAPRRIAVNVVAPGAIQTDFSGGIVRDNAELNKRIADMTALGRAGLPDDIGPMIASLLSEDNRWINAQRIEVSGGMAI from the coding sequence ATGTCCGCAGAAAAGATTGCGATTGTCACCGGCGGCAGCCGGGGCTTAGGCCGAAACACAGTGTTGAATCTCGCCAAGCGAGGCGTCGATATTATCTTTACTTATCACCGGAATCGCGAAGAAGCTGAAAACGTCGTCCGATCCGTGTCCGATCTCGGTCGAAAAGCAGTGGCGCTTCAGCTAGACACTGGAAACGTCGGCGCCTTCGATAGCTTTATCGGCAAGGTCCGCGAAACGCTGGCCGAATGGAAAGCAGAACGCTTCGATTTCCTCATCAACAATGCGGGTACGTCACATCACAACAGCATCGAGAAAACGACCGAGGAAGAATTGGATGGCCTATATAACGTGCACTTCAAAGGCGTGTTCTTTTTGACGCAGAAGCTGCTGCCGCTTATTCGCGACGGCGGGAAGATTGTCAACTTGTCTTCCGGGCTGACGCGAATCATCGTACCGGAAAGCGGCGCTTACGGCTCGCTGAAGGGCGCGGTCGAAATATTGACGAAATACATGGCGAAGGAACTCGCGCCGCGCCGGATCGCAGTAAACGTGGTCGCGCCTGGTGCTATTCAGACGGATTTCAGCGGCGGAATAGTTCGGGATAATGCCGAGTTGAATAAGCGCATTGCCGACATGACGGCGCTGGGCCGTGCCGGATTGCCCGACGACATTGGCCCGATGATCGCGTCGCTGCTCTCCGAAGATAATCGGTGGATCAACGCTCAGCGTATTGAAGTGTCTGGCGGCATGGCGATTTAA
- a CDS encoding GntP family permease, with translation MSFIIVLAALAFLMLAAYRGYSVILFAPIAALAAVLLTDPAAVAPVFSGIFMEKMVGFVKLYFPVFLLGAVFGKVIELSGFSESIVAAAIRYIGKSRVNAVIVAVCALLTYGGVSLFVVVFAVYPFAAEMYRQSNIPKRLMPGAIALGAFSFTMDSLPGTPQIQNIIPTTFFKTTGWAAPWLGVIGSVFIIVMGLTFLEWRRRRAMATGEGYGTSLVNEPERVESTNLPNPALAIAPLILVGVANFALTKWIPTWYGASYTIAPEVLPGVHAPVTTAVKTVVAIWAVEGALLLGIVLVLLTAFSRVKDRFATGTRVAVAGALLAAMNTASEYGFGGVIAALPGFLVVSDALKSIPNPLVNAAVSVSSLAGITGSASGGMSIALAAMSDTFIKGAEAAHIPLEVLHRVVAMASGGMDTLPHNGAVITLLAVTGLTHRESYRDIFAVTVIKTLAVFFVIAVYYMTGLV, from the coding sequence ATGTCGTTCATCATCGTGCTCGCCGCCCTGGCGTTCCTGATGCTGGCCGCTTATCGCGGTTACAGCGTCATTCTTTTCGCGCCGATCGCCGCGCTCGCGGCTGTCCTGCTGACCGATCCGGCAGCCGTCGCGCCCGTGTTTTCGGGCATCTTCATGGAGAAGATGGTTGGCTTCGTCAAGCTGTACTTCCCGGTGTTCCTGCTTGGCGCGGTGTTCGGCAAGGTCATCGAACTGTCGGGATTCTCGGAGTCGATCGTTGCCGCCGCGATTCGCTATATCGGCAAGTCGCGCGTCAATGCGGTGATCGTCGCGGTGTGCGCGCTGCTCACGTACGGCGGCGTGTCACTGTTCGTGGTCGTGTTCGCCGTGTATCCGTTCGCGGCGGAGATGTACAGGCAGAGCAATATTCCCAAGCGCCTGATGCCGGGCGCGATTGCACTCGGCGCGTTCTCGTTCACGATGGATTCGCTGCCGGGCACGCCGCAGATTCAAAACATCATCCCGACGACGTTCTTCAAGACGACTGGCTGGGCCGCGCCGTGGCTCGGCGTGATCGGCTCGGTGTTCATCATCGTGATGGGACTGACGTTTCTCGAATGGCGCCGCCGCCGCGCGATGGCCACGGGCGAAGGCTACGGCACCTCGCTCGTGAACGAGCCTGAGCGCGTCGAGTCGACCAATCTGCCGAATCCGGCGCTGGCGATTGCGCCGCTGATTCTCGTGGGCGTCGCCAACTTCGCGCTCACGAAGTGGATTCCGACGTGGTACGGCGCGAGCTATACCATCGCGCCGGAAGTGCTGCCCGGCGTGCATGCGCCCGTGACCACGGCCGTCAAGACGGTCGTCGCGATCTGGGCAGTCGAAGGCGCGCTGCTGCTCGGCATCGTGCTCGTGTTGCTGACGGCTTTCTCGCGCGTGAAAGATCGCTTCGCCACGGGCACGCGTGTAGCCGTCGCGGGCGCTTTGCTCGCGGCGATGAACACGGCGTCGGAATATGGCTTCGGTGGCGTGATCGCCGCGTTGCCGGGTTTTCTCGTCGTCTCCGATGCGCTGAAGAGCATTCCGAATCCGCTCGTCAATGCGGCGGTATCGGTGAGTTCGCTCGCGGGCATCACGGGGTCGGCGTCGGGTGGCATGAGTATCGCGCTGGCCGCCATGTCCGATACCTTCATCAAGGGCGCCGAAGCCGCACATATTCCGCTGGAAGTTCTGCACCGCGTCGTGGCCATGGCAAGCGGCGGCATGGACACCTTGCCGCACAACGGCGCCGTCATCACGCTGCTCGCGGTGACGGGTCTGACGCATCGGGAGTCGTATCGCGACATCTTTGCGGTGACGGTCATCAAGACGCTCGCGGTGTTCTTCGTGATCGCGGTGTATTACATGACGGGGCTGGTTTGA
- a CDS encoding hybrid sensor histidine kinase/response regulator produces MTLQREESDADPAAEQRQDEPPFPVVPERNFAAQRLTLYAFLVAAILLPCIYVAVTAYTDYHDREALAAETVARNARVAEEHALKVFDLNVTLNERIVDLLDGLDDEPIRRDSRLIHDRLKMMSNNYQQVAAVSVFGADGKLLVTSRTWPTPDVSVATREDFGGMRDDRSIEQISRVMLGRVAGEQVFNTAVVRRTDKGKFNGIVSIALRPAYFNAFYRELLGDSPTVSLGLARSDGEVLAWYPQRPPDRMALAASSPLREAYRAGRRSGVVEMMSGLDNELKIVAFRRVGGYPVYVSSGYPISTLWAEWYRHLSVLALSIFAPCIVLWGVIGQSLRRLAIEEEAWERWQAEASMRRSIESAYRQARKMEALGNLVGSVAHDFNNLLMIVSTNVQIARRRGAPGLERELSAMERALKSGQSLTRQLLGVARKQPLRSETIAIGKWVPAGRELLRASLGAKVALHVEVTADVWPVRVDPAELELALINVAVNARDAMPSGGTFTVRADNVRFRHEDGFPITGDFVQVTLEDTGFGMSSEVLGRAFEPLFTTKPKGMGTGLGLPQVFAFCERAGGLATIDSAIGAGTAVRLYLPRAAAEAEANAAVKDEPAVVKETEGLRVLLVEDNEEVAAGTEALLAMMGHHVSYVFNADTAVTVLEGAREASEFPFDVVLSDIHMPGKMSGIDLAEMLQRFEPRIPVILVTGYAEELDRARHVDARVLSKPFDIALLDALLHEIRERLNEARAIGR; encoded by the coding sequence ATGACGCTGCAACGTGAGGAGTCCGACGCCGATCCTGCCGCCGAACAGAGGCAGGATGAACCGCCATTCCCGGTGGTTCCCGAGCGCAACTTCGCCGCACAGCGCCTGACGCTTTATGCGTTCCTCGTCGCCGCCATTCTGCTGCCCTGCATTTACGTGGCAGTCACCGCATACACCGACTACCACGACCGCGAGGCGCTCGCCGCCGAAACCGTCGCCCGCAATGCACGCGTCGCCGAAGAGCACGCGCTCAAGGTCTTCGATCTCAACGTCACGCTGAACGAACGTATCGTCGATCTGCTCGATGGACTCGACGACGAACCGATCCGCCGCGACAGTCGTCTGATCCACGACCGTCTCAAGATGATGAGCAACAACTATCAGCAAGTCGCTGCCGTTTCGGTGTTCGGCGCCGACGGCAAGCTGCTCGTGACGAGCCGCACCTGGCCGACGCCCGATGTGTCCGTCGCGACGCGCGAGGACTTCGGTGGCATGCGCGACGACCGCAGCATCGAACAGATTTCGCGCGTGATGCTCGGGCGCGTGGCGGGCGAACAAGTCTTCAACACGGCGGTCGTGCGACGCACCGACAAGGGCAAGTTCAACGGCATCGTGTCGATTGCGCTGCGTCCTGCTTATTTCAACGCGTTCTATCGCGAGCTCCTCGGCGACAGTCCGACCGTTTCGCTCGGCCTTGCACGCAGCGATGGCGAAGTGCTCGCGTGGTATCCGCAACGGCCGCCCGACCGCATGGCGCTCGCGGCCAGTTCGCCCTTGCGCGAGGCATATCGCGCGGGACGGCGCAGCGGCGTCGTGGAGATGATGTCCGGGCTCGACAACGAGCTGAAAATCGTCGCGTTCCGCAGGGTCGGCGGCTATCCGGTCTATGTGTCGAGCGGCTATCCGATCTCCACGTTATGGGCCGAGTGGTATCGGCATTTGAGCGTGCTCGCGTTGTCGATTTTCGCGCCTTGCATCGTGCTGTGGGGCGTCATCGGGCAATCGCTGCGGCGTCTCGCCATCGAGGAAGAAGCGTGGGAACGCTGGCAAGCCGAAGCGTCGATGCGGCGCTCGATCGAATCCGCCTACCGGCAGGCGCGCAAGATGGAAGCGCTCGGCAATCTCGTCGGCAGCGTGGCGCACGACTTCAACAATCTGCTGATGATCGTCTCGACCAACGTGCAGATCGCGCGACGGCGCGGCGCGCCCGGTCTTGAACGTGAACTCTCCGCGATGGAACGCGCGCTCAAGAGCGGACAGTCGCTCACGCGGCAGTTGCTCGGCGTGGCGCGCAAGCAGCCATTGCGCAGCGAAACCATTGCCATCGGCAAATGGGTGCCGGCGGGGCGCGAACTGCTGCGCGCGTCGCTTGGCGCGAAGGTCGCGCTCCACGTCGAAGTGACCGCGGATGTCTGGCCCGTGCGCGTCGACCCCGCCGAGTTGGAGCTTGCGCTCATCAACGTCGCGGTCAACGCGCGCGACGCGATGCCAAGCGGCGGCACGTTCACCGTGCGCGCCGACAACGTGCGCTTCCGTCACGAAGACGGCTTTCCGATCACCGGCGATTTCGTTCAGGTCACGCTGGAAGACACGGGCTTCGGCATGAGTTCCGAAGTATTGGGCCGCGCATTCGAGCCGCTTTTCACGACCAAGCCGAAAGGCATGGGCACCGGTCTCGGCTTGCCGCAGGTGTTTGCGTTTTGCGAGCGCGCGGGCGGACTCGCGACTATCGACAGCGCAATCGGCGCGGGCACGGCGGTGCGTCTTTATCTGCCGCGCGCGGCCGCTGAGGCCGAGGCCAACGCGGCGGTAAAAGACGAACCCGCCGTGGTCAAGGAGACCGAAGGCTTGCGCGTGTTGCTCGTCGAGGACAACGAGGAAGTGGCCGCCGGCACGGAGGCGCTGCTCGCCATGATGGGTCATCACGTGAGCTACGTATTCAACGCCGATACCGCCGTCACCGTGCTCGAAGGCGCGCGCGAAGCGTCCGAATTTCCCTTCGATGTCGTGCTCTCCGACATTCACATGCCGGGCAAGATGAGCGGCATCGACCTTGCGGAAATGCTGCAACGCTTCGAGCCGCGCATCCCCGTGATTCTCGTCACGGGTTATGCGGAAGAACTGGACCGCGCCCGTCACGTCGATGCGCGCGTGCTGTCTAAACCATTCGATATCGCGCTGCTCGACGCCTTGCTGCACGAGATTCGCGAACGTCTCAACGAAGCTCGGGCAATCGGCCGCTGA